Proteins encoded together in one Lathyrus oleraceus cultivar Zhongwan6 chromosome 5, CAAS_Psat_ZW6_1.0, whole genome shotgun sequence window:
- the LOC127080432 gene encoding rho-N domain-containing protein 1, chloroplastic: MSQTVNLVVANNVGGGMPEGKCFPCSHVYGRTTAVYSCPIIGRHRICSHVKIGGLKSGSLAASSIVCEARRDPYFSRQNNRNEPSRGRNGNNDGRVLFENFEEDMFKFQAASAPGAREKEIVELFKKVQAQLRERASLVKEEKKIEVPHRHVKENSAVDSLLNVLKRHSVQPVKKSSGEDRNSDQMQESNQYNGVQSTNSFDSNNSPKDESRDANVAAVARPQSVFQRKSPVPRVKYQPVSHYEDETNVETTHRVAPN, translated from the coding sequence ATGTCGCAAACAGTGAATCTCGTCGTCGCCAACAACGTTGGTGGTGGAATGCCAGAAGGCAAGTGTTTCCCGTGTTCACATGTTTATGGAAGAACAACTGCTGTGTATTCATGCCCTATTATAGGTCGTCATAGAATTTGTTCCCATGTCAAAATTGGAGGACTAAAGTCTGGTTCTTTGGCTGCATCATCTATTGTTTGTGAAGCAAGGAGGGACCCGTATTTCTCGAGACAAAACAACAGGAACGAGCCATCCAGAGGAAGAAACGGGAACAATGATGGAAGAGTTCTCTTTGAGAATTTTGAAGAAGATATGTTCAAATTCCAGGCTGCTTCAGCCCCTGGCGCCAGAGAGAAAGAGATTGTTGAGTTATTTAAGAAGGTTCAGGCTCAGCTACGTGAGAGAGCTTCCTTGGttaaagaagaaaagaaaattgaagTACCCCACAGACATGTTAAAGAGAATTCTGCTGTAGATTCCCTTCTTAACGTTCTGAAGAGACACTCGGTTCAGCCAGTAAAGAAAAGCAGCGGAGAAGACCGTAACTCTGACCAGATGCAAGAAAGTAATCAATACAATGGAGTACAGAGCACTAATTCTTTTGATTCAAACAATTCTCCAAAGGATGAGTCTCGAGATGCCAACGTTGCTGCTGTGGCAAGGCCTCAATCAGTTTTCCAAAGAAAGTCTCCTGTTCCACGCGTAAAGTATCAGCCTGTCTCCCATTATGAGGATGAGACTAATGTAGAGACAACCCATCGTGTTGCACCAAATTAG